From one Verrucomicrobiota bacterium genomic stretch:
- the secY gene encoding preprotein translocase subunit SecY produces MFSAFINTFKIPELRQRILFTLAVLVFVRLGSSIPCPGINSAVLQEYFSSVAQDPAGGLLNMVNLFSGGALSSCAIFSLTIMPYISASIIMQLAQGVVPSLGRLAREEGGRQKITQYTRLGTLILCLVQGYLLAASFESPQNIPMLPGIEEVMQRMGPLVPNPGWMFRIVTVITLTAGTMLLMWMGEQITHRGIGNGISLIIAVGILAQLPAALVQGWQMFNPAETGQEAKSPLLLVLLIAFLFFVIAATVMIIQALRKVPVSYAKQVRGNRMYQGQSSYLPLKVNYAGVMPIIFASAILMFPSTMVGLIFREYDWAGKVVSILSEGAVYYTLYGVMIFFFSYFWVAMVFNPTQIADDMKKSGGFIPGVRPGEPTAKFLDFSMTRLTFAGALFLTALALLPMLISHGLRVPFLTASFFGGTSLLIIVGVMLDTMRQTETFLLQRHYDGFLKKGRIRGRSNADRYQSSDGVAGERIGWLLVLVGIIILGGIVATFI; encoded by the coding sequence ATGTTTAGCGCTTTTATTAATACATTTAAAATACCTGAGCTAAGACAGAGGATATTATTTACCTTAGCTGTTTTGGTATTTGTTAGGCTTGGTTCCTCTATTCCATGTCCTGGCATCAACTCGGCTGTTCTTCAAGAATATTTTTCTTCAGTGGCCCAAGATCCGGCAGGTGGGCTTTTAAATATGGTAAATCTATTTAGTGGTGGTGCATTAAGTAGTTGTGCAATTTTTTCTCTTACTATCATGCCCTACATTAGTGCTAGCATTATCATGCAGCTTGCTCAGGGTGTCGTTCCATCTCTAGGGCGTTTAGCTCGAGAAGAGGGTGGGCGTCAAAAAATTACACAATACACGAGGTTGGGAACGCTCATTCTATGTCTTGTCCAAGGTTATTTGCTAGCTGCTAGCTTTGAGTCCCCTCAAAATATACCTATGCTACCAGGTATCGAAGAAGTCATGCAGCGAATGGGCCCTTTAGTGCCTAATCCTGGATGGATGTTTCGCATCGTGACCGTTATTACACTGACAGCAGGGACTATGTTATTAATGTGGATGGGGGAGCAGATTACTCATAGGGGTATTGGCAACGGTATCTCACTCATCATCGCAGTTGGAATCTTAGCTCAACTGCCAGCGGCTCTTGTACAGGGTTGGCAAATGTTTAATCCAGCCGAAACAGGGCAGGAAGCAAAGAGTCCTCTCTTGCTAGTGCTTCTCATTGCTTTCTTATTCTTTGTGATAGCGGCAACGGTTATGATTATTCAGGCGTTACGTAAAGTTCCAGTTTCTTATGCTAAGCAAGTACGTGGTAATCGAATGTATCAAGGTCAGAGTTCTTATTTGCCACTAAAAGTAAATTACGCTGGAGTGATGCCTATTATCTTTGCTAGTGCGATCCTGATGTTTCCATCAACAATGGTGGGCTTAATTTTTAGGGAATATGATTGGGCGGGCAAGGTAGTGAGTATTCTTTCGGAGGGTGCCGTCTATTACACACTTTATGGAGTGATGATTTTTTTCTTCAGTTATTTTTGGGTAGCTATGGTTTTCAACCCTACGCAAATCGCTGATGATATGAAGAAGAGCGGAGGTTTTATTCCTGGCGTACGGCCTGGTGAACCTACTGCAAAGTTTTTAGATTTCTCTATGACACGCCTCACTTTTGCGGGAGCACTTTTCCTAACAGCATTAGCTCTCCTGCCTATGCTTATTTCTCACGGTTTAAGAGTTCCTTTCCTCACAGCTTCCTTCTTTGGAGGAACGAGTTTACTTATCATTGTAGGTGTTATGTTGGATACTATGAGACAGACAGAAACATTTTTGTTACAGCGTCATTATGATGGTTTTCTTAAGAAGGGTAGAATCCGAGGACGTTCGAATGCAGACCGTTATCAAAGTTCTGATGGGGTAGCTGGTGAGCGTATTGGGTGGCTCCTAGTATTAGTGGGTATCATTATTTTGGGCGGAATAGTAGCTACCTTTATTTGA
- the map gene encoding type I methionyl aminopeptidase, with protein sequence MIPIKTPEQIESMRRSGKAARQVLDEVVSKVEPGVTTGELDQYAAELIKKLGGVSPFLGYRGFPGTLCISVNEEVVHGIGGAKKLAYGDTVTLDVGVILDGWVGDNATTVAVGAIHPETEDLLRVTEEALYRGIDQAREGKRLGDLCNAIQRHVESHKYSIVREFVGHGVGKTLHEEPQIPNYGKKGAGPKLKAGMTFAIEPMVNMGRAGVKILSDGWTVVTSDGKPSAHFEHTVLITKGDPEILTCQDD encoded by the coding sequence ATGATTCCAATTAAGACCCCTGAGCAAATAGAATCGATGCGCAGGAGTGGTAAGGCGGCTCGTCAGGTATTGGATGAAGTCGTTTCAAAAGTTGAACCGGGTGTTACCACTGGTGAGTTAGATCAATATGCTGCGGAGCTTATTAAGAAGCTAGGCGGAGTGAGTCCTTTTTTAGGCTACAGGGGATTTCCTGGAACACTTTGTATTTCAGTGAATGAAGAAGTTGTTCATGGTATAGGAGGGGCAAAAAAGCTAGCTTACGGCGATACGGTAACTTTAGATGTTGGAGTGATTCTCGATGGCTGGGTTGGAGACAATGCGACAACGGTTGCTGTCGGTGCCATTCACCCCGAGACGGAAGATTTGCTACGTGTAACAGAGGAAGCACTTTACAGAGGGATCGATCAGGCCAGAGAAGGGAAGCGCTTAGGAGACCTTTGCAATGCTATCCAAAGGCATGTGGAAAGCCATAAGTATTCCATTGTAAGAGAATTTGTAGGACATGGAGTGGGCAAAACTCTTCATGAAGAGCCTCAAATTCCAAATTATGGGAAAAAGGGCGCTGGGCCCAAACTAAAGGCGGGAATGACTTTTGCGATTGAGCCAATGGTAAATATGGGGCGTGCGGGCGTTAAGATCTTATCGGATGGGTGGACGGTGGTGACATCAGATGGTAAGCCTTCTGCTCACTTTGAGCATACGGTTCTTATCACAAAGGGCGATCCAGAGATTTTAACTTGTCAAGATGACTAG
- the ykgO gene encoding type B 50S ribosomal protein L36, whose amino-acid sequence MKVRASVKRRTADCQVIRRKGKIYVINKKNPRLKQRQG is encoded by the coding sequence ATGAAAGTTAGAGCTTCAGTGAAAAGACGGACAGCGGACTGTCAAGTAATACGCCGTAAGGGCAAGATTTATGTTATTAACAAGAAGAATCCGCGTTTGAAGCAAAGACAAGGTTAG
- the rpsM gene encoding 30S ribosomal protein S13, whose protein sequence is MPRVLGVDIPGDKRIEASLQYIYGIGKIRAKAILEESDVDPNLRAKELSDEQMNRMINVIRVNDILVEGDLRREIQANLKRLQAINCYRGIRHKRRLPVRGQRTSTNARTRKGARRTVGVVRNKNAKAGKV, encoded by the coding sequence ATGCCCCGTGTATTAGGTGTTGATATTCCAGGAGACAAGCGGATCGAAGCTTCTCTACAGTATATTTACGGTATCGGTAAGATCCGTGCCAAGGCAATTTTAGAGGAGTCAGATGTTGACCCTAATCTTCGTGCAAAAGAATTGTCGGATGAACAGATGAATCGGATGATAAATGTCATTCGTGTGAATGATATTTTGGTGGAAGGGGATTTGAGAAGGGAAATTCAGGCAAATCTCAAGAGATTACAGGCTATTAATTGCTATCGCGGTATTCGTCACAAGCGCAGGCTTCCTGTCCGTGGACAAAGAACATCAACAAATGCAAGAACACGCAAAGGTGCACGTAGAACCGTTGGAGTTGTTCGGAATAAAAATGCAAAAGCAGGAAAGGTTTAA
- the rpsK gene encoding 30S ribosomal protein S11, with the protein MADEKKETPKSKAQEVKAEKDAAKQETKPAPQAEEPEKKETPPQVTEAKKDTKAEKAPKKKVTKGKKDEAKTEEQSPAASLSLDDDLPKPKIVKAKGSKNVIHGIVHILATFNNTLVSVSDARGNILGWSSSGKCGFRGSKKSTAYVAQVVAQDACRQAMAHGLKEVEVRMKGPGSGRESAVRAVQAIGLDVNSIRDVTPIPHNGCRLRKQRRV; encoded by the coding sequence ATGGCAGATGAGAAAAAAGAAACGCCTAAGTCTAAAGCTCAAGAAGTAAAAGCTGAGAAGGATGCGGCAAAACAAGAAACGAAACCTGCTCCTCAAGCAGAAGAGCCCGAAAAGAAAGAGACACCACCTCAAGTAACAGAAGCTAAGAAAGACACTAAAGCTGAAAAGGCACCGAAGAAAAAAGTTACTAAGGGTAAAAAAGACGAAGCTAAGACAGAGGAACAGTCTCCAGCAGCGAGTCTTTCTCTTGATGATGATTTACCCAAACCCAAGATAGTTAAAGCTAAGGGAAGTAAGAATGTCATACACGGTATTGTGCACATCCTAGCTACTTTCAATAATACACTTGTTTCAGTTTCTGATGCCCGTGGAAATATTCTGGGCTGGTCTAGCTCCGGTAAATGTGGTTTCCGTGGATCCAAAAAATCCACTGCCTATGTTGCACAAGTAGTAGCTCAGGATGCGTGCCGCCAAGCTATGGCTCATGGCCTTAAAGAGGTCGAAGTTCGTATGAAGGGGCCTGGGAGCGGACGTGAATCTGCAGTCCGTGCGGTTCAAGCAATTGGTTTAGATGTGAATTCAATTCGTGATGTAACCCCTATCCCACATAATGGCTGTCGTTTGCGTAAACAACGCCGTGTTTAA
- the rpsD gene encoding 30S ribosomal protein S4, producing the protein MARYTGPRSKINRKFGLPIYGPSKALERRPYPPGVHGAKGRRKQSEYAIAIGEKQKLKHMYGVLERQFRKYFETAHRRRGVTGDTLLQLLETRLDNIVFRLGFANSRRLARQMVNHGHIRVNGGKVTIPSYCCKEGQVIEVKDNPKSRQIASRCLEAASLDPVPDWVTLQREQFRGTVDRLPTREEIAPIVNERLVVELYSR; encoded by the coding sequence ATGGCTCGTTATACTGGACCAAGAAGTAAGATAAATAGAAAATTCGGTCTCCCCATCTATGGACCCTCTAAGGCATTGGAGAGACGTCCTTACCCGCCTGGAGTACACGGTGCAAAGGGTCGACGTAAACAATCGGAATATGCGATAGCTATTGGCGAAAAACAAAAGCTAAAGCACATGTACGGTGTGCTAGAGCGCCAATTTCGCAAATATTTTGAGACCGCTCACAGGCGACGTGGCGTAACTGGGGATACTTTGTTACAGCTATTAGAAACTCGTTTGGATAACATTGTATTCCGTCTAGGCTTTGCCAACAGCCGCCGTCTAGCCAGGCAAATGGTTAATCACGGTCACATTCGTGTCAATGGTGGAAAAGTGACGATTCCTAGCTACTGTTGTAAAGAAGGCCAAGTCATTGAGGTGAAGGATAATCCTAAGTCGCGTCAAATTGCTTCGCGTTGCTTGGAAGCTGCATCATTAGATCCTGTTCCTGATTGGGTAACGTTACAGCGTGAACAGTTTCGCGGTACTGTAGACCGTTTGCCAACTCGTGAAGAAATTGCTCCAATTGTAAATGAGCGTCTTGTTGTTGAGCTATACTCAAGATAG
- a CDS encoding DNA-directed RNA polymerase subunit alpha produces the protein MAIKLGRFEIPNRLVKQEEGATETYAQFIAEPFEAGYGHTLGNSLRRALLSSLEGAAITTVKIEGALHEFATLPGVVEDVADIILNLKKILFKLPSRDPRILLLNVTKEGQVLASDIQLDTGVEIINPDQLICTLDGKQKFEAEFEVKVGRGYASGEDNKRDDLPIGVIPIDSLFSPVRKVKYLVSDTRVGQRTDYDKLTLDVWTDGRLNPDEALLQSSAILRHHLDIFVNFDKEPIEFEEPKQQVSQENSGLKKLLNMSVNEIELSVRAANCLNNANITTVGQLAMKSEAEMLKYRNFGKKSLNEIKDKLSQLGLSLGMKFETGLVDVGLENIEE, from the coding sequence ATGGCTATTAAATTAGGACGTTTCGAGATTCCAAATCGTCTCGTTAAACAAGAAGAAGGCGCTACTGAAACCTACGCTCAGTTTATTGCGGAGCCTTTCGAAGCAGGCTACGGACACACACTAGGTAATTCTCTACGCAGAGCATTGCTGAGCTCTCTTGAAGGAGCCGCCATTACCACAGTAAAGATTGAAGGAGCTCTACATGAGTTTGCTACTCTTCCTGGGGTTGTAGAAGATGTCGCCGACATCATACTCAATCTTAAAAAGATTCTTTTTAAGTTGCCAAGCCGCGACCCTCGTATTCTTTTACTAAATGTTACCAAAGAAGGTCAAGTCTTAGCCAGTGATATTCAACTAGACACAGGTGTTGAAATCATCAACCCTGATCAACTAATTTGCACCTTAGATGGAAAGCAAAAATTCGAGGCAGAATTTGAAGTTAAGGTGGGTCGTGGATATGCCAGCGGTGAAGATAATAAGCGTGATGACTTACCTATAGGTGTAATTCCTATCGATTCTCTATTTTCACCAGTTCGTAAAGTAAAGTATCTTGTTTCAGATACTCGTGTTGGTCAAAGAACTGATTATGACAAGCTAACACTTGATGTTTGGACAGATGGCCGTTTAAACCCAGATGAGGCTTTGCTTCAGTCTTCGGCTATATTGCGTCATCATCTAGATATCTTTGTTAATTTTGATAAAGAGCCTATTGAATTTGAAGAGCCTAAGCAGCAGGTTAGCCAAGAAAACAGCGGACTTAAGAAACTGCTGAACATGAGCGTTAACGAAATTGAATTGTCAGTTCGTGCAGCAAACTGTCTGAACAATGCTAATATTACAACGGTAGGCCAACTTGCCATGAAGAGCGAGGCGGAGATGCTTAAGTACCGTAACTTTGGTAAAAAATCATTGAATGAGATCAAGGATAAGCTCTCTCAATTAGGACTATCTCTGGGTATGAAGTTCGAGACCGGTTTAGTCGATGTTGGGTTAGAGAATATTGAGGAATAG
- the rplQ gene encoding 50S ribosomal protein L17 codes for MRHRRKTLKLGRKSEHRDALLSNLTISLIEHSRIKTTLAKAKAVRPYAEKLVTLGKKGELHHRRQAAAKLNDKSAVKKLFSDIAPRFRERAGGYTRILKLGQRKSDASEMALLEWVDFDLSAQPTTETQPEASQEEAIPKTPAKDDVVEVEAIKEEKKDSK; via the coding sequence ATGAGACACCGTAGGAAAACACTGAAGCTCGGGAGAAAATCTGAGCATCGTGATGCATTACTTTCAAATTTAACCATTAGCCTGATTGAGCACAGTCGGATCAAGACAACTCTAGCTAAAGCTAAAGCTGTTCGCCCTTATGCTGAGAAGCTGGTCACTTTAGGCAAGAAAGGTGAACTTCACCATCGTCGTCAAGCTGCGGCGAAGTTAAATGATAAAAGTGCCGTAAAGAAACTCTTTTCTGATATTGCTCCTCGTTTTAGAGAGCGAGCAGGTGGGTACACGAGGATTCTTAAGCTTGGACAAAGGAAAAGTGATGCATCAGAAATGGCTTTATTGGAATGGGTTGATTTTGATTTATCAGCTCAACCAACTACTGAGACTCAACCAGAAGCTTCCCAAGAGGAGGCTATTCCCAAAACACCAGCAAAAGATGATGTGGTAGAGGTCGAGGCTATTAAAGAGGAGAAGAAGGATTCTAAGTAA
- a CDS encoding DUF2156 domain-containing protein has translation MHYLKRYGSDPIAYSTIQSGLRDYYIADSGYASYASCLGSHFILGSIICSDKDLENFATEVIKDLGCPSFVQINKSFARLLHDHFGYKVTKIGVESQLHTQSYELSNDYKKRNLRSYIRKGERQSNIYELTIEGLSKQFDISVGDIECVTKQWLSQKKRKKQIRFLTRETIYEDEPGVRKFYSIDKNNELIGFVFFNPIYSEGETVGYCADHMRVVKGASKGHVAYIIMKAFEKLKQEGISYLSLGLSPFYRLGSDTDFKESLGLRALFQFLYRYGNRLHNFKGLSSYKAQFRGDEHDVYVATKSINPIKDVLAFHKYMGLI, from the coding sequence ATGCACTATTTAAAGCGGTATGGCTCAGATCCTATTGCCTACTCGACTATTCAAAGCGGGCTTAGAGATTATTACATAGCTGATTCTGGCTATGCAAGTTACGCAAGTTGTTTGGGATCTCATTTTATTTTGGGATCGATTATTTGTTCGGACAAGGATCTAGAGAATTTTGCTACTGAAGTCATAAAGGACCTCGGCTGTCCTTCATTTGTTCAGATCAACAAAAGCTTTGCTAGACTACTACATGATCATTTTGGATATAAGGTTACAAAAATAGGGGTAGAATCGCAGCTTCATACACAAAGCTACGAACTATCTAATGACTACAAAAAACGTAACTTACGTTCGTATATAAGAAAAGGGGAAAGACAATCAAATATTTATGAACTAACAATTGAAGGCTTGAGTAAGCAATTTGATATTTCGGTGGGTGATATAGAATGTGTTACTAAGCAATGGCTTAGCCAGAAGAAGCGAAAGAAGCAGATTAGGTTTTTAACTCGTGAGACTATTTATGAAGACGAACCCGGTGTAAGGAAATTTTATTCTATAGATAAGAATAATGAATTGATAGGTTTTGTTTTCTTTAATCCTATATACTCTGAAGGTGAAACAGTAGGCTATTGCGCTGATCACATGAGAGTAGTTAAGGGGGCTTCAAAAGGCCATGTTGCGTATATCATCATGAAGGCTTTTGAGAAACTTAAGCAAGAGGGGATTTCTTATCTCTCACTAGGACTTTCACCTTTTTATCGACTAGGATCAGACACTGACTTTAAGGAGAGCTTAGGACTACGAGCTTTGTTTCAGTTTTTGTATCGGTATGGAAATAGACTTCATAATTTTAAAGGATTGTCTTCTTACAAAGCTCAATTTAGAGGGGATGAACATGATGTTTATGTGGCAACAAAAAGCATCAATCCGATTAAGGATGTTCTAGCTTTTCATAAATATATGGGCCTAATTTAG